The following proteins are co-located in the Haloarcula marismortui ATCC 43049 genome:
- a CDS encoding amidohydrolase, protein MSELLVTGGQVLRPDLTVERADVLVSQDSGDIVAVDDPGTLDGDDELDASDGLVIPGLVNAHTHVAMTLLRGLADDKPLDAWLQEDVWPVEAELTADDIRAGAELGLVEMIRSGTTALSDMYFEVEEIADAVDQAGMRAVLGFTAVTVGKDDEAARSDLEESLDVARKLDGAADGRVRTTFQPHSLTTVGEEYLREFVPQALEDDLSIHLHANETRDEVTPIVDEHGQRPLAYADNIGLLDGDTYVAHGVHVDDSEIDLLAETGTGVAHCPASNMKLASGMAPVQDLLDAGVTVGIGTDGAASNNDLDMFDEMRDAAMIGKLAADDASAVDAGTVVEMATANGAALLGFDSGRIETGANADLAVIDLDAPHLTPAHDLVSHLAYAVHGSDVRHTVCDGEVLMRDRTVEVFDEQAVRERASEHAASLVERAGD, encoded by the coding sequence CTCCGACCTGACCTGACCGTCGAGCGTGCGGACGTACTGGTTTCACAGGACAGCGGCGACATCGTGGCTGTCGACGACCCGGGCACACTGGACGGCGACGATGAACTCGACGCCAGCGACGGGCTGGTCATCCCCGGTCTGGTCAACGCGCACACCCACGTCGCGATGACACTGCTTCGCGGCCTCGCTGACGACAAGCCCCTCGACGCCTGGCTGCAGGAGGATGTCTGGCCCGTCGAAGCGGAACTGACCGCCGACGACATCCGCGCCGGGGCGGAACTCGGGCTGGTCGAGATGATACGGTCGGGGACGACGGCGCTGTCGGATATGTACTTCGAGGTCGAGGAGATCGCGGACGCAGTCGACCAGGCTGGGATGCGAGCAGTGCTTGGCTTTACTGCAGTCACCGTCGGCAAGGATGACGAGGCCGCGCGGTCTGACCTCGAAGAGAGCCTCGACGTGGCTCGGAAACTCGACGGTGCGGCTGATGGACGGGTTCGGACGACGTTCCAGCCACACTCGCTCACGACCGTCGGCGAGGAGTACCTGCGCGAGTTCGTCCCACAGGCGCTTGAGGACGACCTTTCGATCCACCTGCACGCCAACGAGACGCGCGATGAGGTGACGCCTATCGTCGACGAACACGGACAGCGCCCGCTCGCCTACGCCGACAATATCGGCCTGCTCGACGGCGACACGTACGTGGCCCACGGCGTCCACGTCGACGACAGTGAAATCGACCTGCTGGCCGAGACGGGTACCGGCGTTGCTCACTGCCCGGCCTCGAACATGAAACTCGCCAGCGGGATGGCCCCGGTACAGGACCTGCTGGACGCTGGCGTTACCGTGGGTATCGGCACCGACGGCGCGGCCTCGAACAACGACCTCGACATGTTCGACGAGATGCGCGACGCGGCGATGATCGGCAAACTCGCGGCCGACGACGCCAGCGCGGTCGATGCTGGCACTGTCGTCGAAATGGCGACCGCAAACGGTGCGGCCCTGCTGGGCTTCGACAGCGGCCGCATCGAGACCGGCGCGAACGCGGACCTGGCCGTCATCGACCTCGACGCCCCACACCTGACGCCGGCCCACGACCTCGTCTCGCACCTTGCCTATGCCGTCCACGGGAGCGACGTGCGCCACACGGTCTGTGACGGCGAGGTGCTCATGCGCGACCGCACTGTCGAGGTGTTCGACGAGCAGGCCGTCCGCGAACGGGCCAGCGAGCACGCGGCTTCGCTGGTCGAACGAGCCGGTGACTGA
- a CDS encoding adenosylhomocysteinase, giving the protein MTTPISERLDDLDEARDSGRRKMDWAIQHMPICGALREQFEADQPFAGERIGMAMHVEAKTAVLAEILAVGGAEVAITGCNPLSTHDDVSAALDAVDGITSYAERGVDDEEYYEAIEAVIGHKPTITVDDGMDLVAAIHEDYPELIDTIIGGAEETTTGVHRLRAMDDDGELDYPVFAVNDTPMKRLFDNVHGTGESSLASIAMTTNLSWAGKTVVVSGYGDCGKGVAKKASGQNADVIVTEVEPRRALEAHMEGYDVKPMAEAAAEGDVFITTTGNRDVIVEEHFEAMQDGVLLANAGHFDVEVDLDALSDLAVDTYEARNGVQTYEMADGRRLNVLAEGRLVNLATPIALGHPVEVMDQSFGVQAVCVRELVENGDDYEAGVHAVPDRLDKEVAEIKLDAEGVDFDSLTDTQAEYMDSWQHGT; this is encoded by the coding sequence ATGACGACGCCTATTTCGGAGCGACTTGATGACCTTGACGAGGCTCGCGATTCCGGCCGCCGAAAGATGGACTGGGCTATCCAGCATATGCCCATCTGCGGCGCGCTCCGTGAGCAGTTCGAGGCCGACCAGCCCTTTGCCGGCGAACGCATCGGCATGGCGATGCACGTCGAAGCCAAGACCGCTGTTCTCGCGGAAATCCTCGCGGTCGGTGGCGCGGAAGTCGCCATCACCGGCTGTAACCCGCTCTCGACGCACGACGACGTGAGTGCCGCACTCGACGCCGTCGACGGCATCACTTCCTACGCCGAGCGCGGCGTCGACGACGAGGAGTACTACGAGGCTATCGAGGCTGTCATCGGCCACAAGCCGACCATCACCGTCGACGACGGAATGGACCTCGTCGCGGCCATCCACGAGGACTATCCGGAACTCATCGACACTATCATCGGTGGGGCAGAGGAGACGACGACCGGCGTCCACCGACTGCGCGCGATGGACGATGACGGCGAACTCGACTATCCTGTGTTCGCTGTCAACGACACGCCGATGAAGCGCCTGTTCGACAACGTCCACGGCACCGGCGAATCCTCGCTGGCCTCGATTGCGATGACGACGAATCTCTCGTGGGCCGGCAAGACCGTCGTCGTCTCCGGGTACGGTGACTGCGGCAAAGGTGTCGCAAAGAAAGCCAGCGGTCAGAACGCCGACGTGATTGTGACCGAAGTCGAGCCCCGCCGCGCGCTCGAAGCGCACATGGAGGGCTACGACGTGAAGCCGATGGCCGAGGCGGCCGCTGAAGGTGACGTGTTCATCACCACCACTGGCAACCGCGATGTAATCGTCGAGGAGCACTTCGAAGCGATGCAGGACGGCGTCTTGCTCGCCAACGCCGGTCACTTCGACGTGGAGGTCGACCTCGATGCGCTGTCCGACCTCGCTGTCGACACCTACGAGGCCCGCAACGGCGTCCAGACCTACGAGATGGCCGACGGCCGCCGCCTGAACGTGCTTGCCGAGGGCCGACTGGTCAACCTTGCGACGCCCATCGCACTGGGCCACCCTGTCGAAGTGATGGACCAGAGCTTCGGCGTGCAGGCCGTCTGTGTCCGAGAACTGGTCGAAAACGGCGACGACTACGAGGCCGGTGTCCACGCTGTCCCGGACCGACTCGACAAGGAGGTCGCGGAAATCAAACTTGACGCCGAGGGTGTCGACTTCGATTCCCTGACTG